The genomic DNA CAATTCCGTGATCAGAggatgtttttttctcaagtTGGTTGTATCCGGGGAGAAAATCGCAATCTTTAAACGCCTTGAATGTTTCAAGATAAACGTTGCGAGTTCTTTCTGTATCATCCATCCCTTGTACTTTCTCCActcaaaagtctcaagaacGAACTTCAGCGTTTCAGGAACAGAGCTTGGTTCCTCCCAATGAAGCATAGGATCTCGAACAATGCAGCCATGGTGCTGAGTGCATAATTGTATACcatatataaaagaacattTAAGTCAATATATAACTCTCAAAGTTTCAAAAGGTTGGTTATATTTACCTCGTAAAGTTTGAGAGATCGAAGTTTTGGGGAATGTTGGAGCATAGACATAAGTAGATCCCACTCTGATTCAGAAGTGCAAAACTCCAAGTGTTGAAGCCGGTGGAAGATACTACCAGTAGGAAACTTAGGCTgcagtacaaaaaaaaacagttaagcGTAATCACTACAGAattctatataaaaaagcaTTTAGAGTTGTTGCAAGTATATCGTACCTTTGAGGGTAAACAAAGGAAGAGGCGTTTGACTGATGCAATAGATCTGAGGATATCATCAGTGTTGGAACATGTAACCTCCTGGACATATGCTTCGACAATCTCAGGCAAATACTCAATCATACTACACTTGTCACCATACTCTGAAAGCGTTAAGTACTTCAAAGAAGGCGTATTCATCACAAGCTCAGGTCCTCCACAATAGAAAAATCTTTGTAACGAAGGCACCATAACGGAGAAAGTCACCACATCGTCAAGGTCGTCGTCTCGAGTCAAATGGAAGACTTCAAGAACAGGACAGCTTGACAAAAGCGTCTTAGGAGATTCATCGTCTAGGAAAAGCACATAGTCGAGGTGCAGCGTTTTGAGCAACTGAAAACAAACCGGGAATCGAACATCTACAAGAGATACGTTTCTCAGTTTTAGCACCACGAGTGTTCCACATGTGAACAAGCTCTGAGGCAATCTGCGAGGCTCGAAACCACATTCAAAATAATCGAAATCCAGCTCACGCAAACCTCGTTCCACAGCAATACTAACCCAAAAACCGACATCTGCGTCGCTGTGTCGACCTATCTTGATATGAAAACTCTCTATAACCGGGGCCATGCTAAGAAGCAACGATCTGTCCACAAACCGTACAAATCCCGCTTTATTATCATTCTCTTCATCTGTCCTCATCATAGTAGATGTACTGGAGTCTAGGCACCAACTTCCAAAGATTCCGCCATCGTTTAGACAAAACACTAGTGTTCAAGACATCTTTTGTCGGAAGCAATGAAAGTATCTGCAATAGGGAATCATTGGGCAACGAACTGATATGGTCCATGGCAACAACTCTCCTAAGCCAACACAGAGCGAATAAAAACCCCCCGAGACAAAACGATGAAACCAATGATTTCAGCTTTTCATTTCTTCAATCTGAGTAAGAAACCAAAGAATACAAATTCGTAGTTTTAGTGCTTTCTAAATCAAATCGAACCAACCAATGCCACTAAAGAGTGAATTACCTGTTGCTTCTTCTCGATAATGGCAAGGAAATCAAATCGTCGTCACACtgaagaagaaccctaattctctaaatttttgccctctttctttctttctttctttgttctgttctctatttattcattttttttataaagacaAGATTTTTCGTATTCAAGCAATGAGGTCAAACTACCGTCAaagtataattatttttctacgCTTGAAAAAGCAAACCAGACtcgaaaacataacaaaaattgAGGTTATGAAATATCctgaaaacagagagagatagtGTAAGTTTAAGGGTAAGTTTAATTAAGGGCTAATTTAGGTAGATAACCTTTGACTGGCAAAGAATTAAGTAAATAACGTTTGACTAATTTTTGTGAATAACGTTTTGTTTAGTTGGATATATACCAAAATATCTTCTACTTTAGAGAATTTACGAGATGAAATATTTGCTGGATAATGGTGAGACTTGCCAATTAAATCGACAATATTCCACGTCACTATTTTAGCAAGAGTGAGAAAGAAATTCTGGTCAGAAGTCCCACTGGCGAGTAATCGGAACAGTGATCGACTCCAAATATCCATCATCTGTATCACAAAAGatgatgttttaaaatttttacttgtattataaatgatgatttttttagtatatttaatgtatttttatttttaaaatcaaaaataatatttaatatttaatacattttgattttgattttctttaatatttttaattttacaatatataattaaatgtatttaTGCAGTTGAATGATAAgtgtaaaaaaaacacaactaaatGAATACATAAagcaaaaataattatcaataatacatcatttaaaatatactctttaatTAATCCCAAAAAATTCTTAAATAACGTTATCACCTTTGTTAGTTGTTTGAAAAAACCAGATACTACTtaggtgttgactggttcttccgctacctcccgcaaacgctgtgtttgtgggtggtaggggttgctagcgattgaaaccaatcacacaaaccgctcccaatcgctccaaaccactgaattccaaaagctgtttCTCGCAaacgtttgcggttgcgggcgattgcggttggattttttttttgtaaaaaactttaaaaaattaatgataatgaacttttttttgttatatcttctatctaaccattttactcattaaggatgggagaaaatgaagtatgGATACGATTgcaaagattataaaataaacaattagaagaaaataatattccgattaacaataacccggaaaacttaatgtaaatttaatggcacattgcacataagttcaaaaaaatctaaataaatataatatttcatcagaaattaaagaaaataagatttatgtgaaaaatattaaaacaaatcaccagtgactcttctcaactctcacttgaccattcctaccgataactactgacccacgatctaagagaaaagaaaaaagatctacgatctaaagcatatgttttttcatttatcaaattacttgattaaatttttggtgaaaagccaaatgcataaaggaataagtatttcaatatgaaatttatttgttttttgaataattattttagtatttttaataaattttaattatgaatcaagtttaataaaaattgtggtgtttttaaacatttatatattatatatcatatttattatgttccaaccgctattgcacccgctggtcaaccagtcgtaaacctcccgcaaacgcaccaattttaaattGCTAAACCAGTCgctcaaaacgcttaataacgcttgaaaccgcaatcgtccgcttccgcaatctcccgcaaccgcaaccgcaactgcagcgtttgaaccagtcaagCCCTTAGTTGACATACCCTAAAACGCTAAAGCCCGATGATGTAAGCAAGGATAAAACCTTTAAAGAAGAAACTCTAACTACCAAAAAGGCTACATTATCATCAATGCATTTTTCAACAAAcaagtcttcaagaacaggacaacTAGATAAAATCTTGTAGAAAAAGTCATCTCCAGGGTACTTCATCGATGTAAGTTTCAGAGTTTTGAGGGATGGGAAAGAAATCGGGGTACGAGAATCCACGATAACCGCATTGTTTAGCACCAAACTCACAAGCATTCTACAGTCTGTATACAGACTCCTTGGAAGCGTAACTGGAATTTCAGTAATCGAAGCATCAATCTCGATAATCAGCTCACGCGCTCTGCGATTAACAGCAGGTCCAACACATACTCCAATATCTATAGCACCAATCTTCTGACCAAGTTTTAAACACATACTTTCTAGAACCGGAGCCTCATGCAACAACAAAGAATTGTAAACAAACCGAAAGAATCTTCCCCT from Camelina sativa cultivar DH55 chromosome 2, Cs, whole genome shotgun sequence includes the following:
- the LOC104755706 gene encoding putative FBD-associated F-box protein At5g50270 — protein: MFVPRLEYNDDMYQDGEDRGRFFRFVYNSLLLHEAPVLESMCLKLGQKIGAIDIGVCVGPAVNRRARELIIEIDASITEIPVTLPRSLYTDCRMLVSLVLNNAVIVDSRTPISFPSLKTLKLTSMKYPGDDFFYKILSSCPVLEDLFVEKCIDDNVAFLVVRVSSLKVLSLLTSSGFSVLGYVN
- the LOC104733181 gene encoding FBD-associated F-box protein At5g56370-like, which gives rise to MMRTDEENDNKAGFVRFVDRSLLLSMAPVIESFHIKIGRHSDADVGFWVSIAVERGLRELDFDYFECGFEPRRLPQSLFTCGTLVVLKLRNVSLVDVRFPVCFQLLKTLHLDYVLFLDDESPKTLLSSCPVLEVFHLTRDDDLDDVVTFSVMVPSLQRFFYCGGPELVMNTPSLKYLTLSEYGDKCSMIEYLPEIVEAYVQEVTCSNTDDILRSIASVKRLFLCLPSKPKFPTGSIFHRLQHLEFCTSESEWDLLMSMLQHSPKLRSLKLYEHHGCIVRDPMLHWEEPSSVPETLKFVLETFEWRKYKGWMIQKELATFILKHSRRLKIAIFSPDTTNLRKKHPLITELARLSRGSTECELVFG